One genomic segment of Clostridium estertheticum subsp. estertheticum includes these proteins:
- a CDS encoding rhomboid family intramembrane serine protease, producing the protein MFAKLKKIQYNSPVILTFTGLALISYLLSYLTNGMLNKVIFSNYRTSFLDPMQYIRLFSYILGHANWDHFSGNFIIILIIGPMLEEKYGSKVLVQLILVTALVTGLINTIFSNDALLGASGIVYMFIILSSFTNAQKGKIPLTLIIVFFVFIGREIFAGTFSQDNISQFAHIIGGICGALFAFKIDHKKHV; encoded by the coding sequence ATGTTTGCGAAACTAAAGAAAATACAGTATAATTCGCCAGTTATATTAACTTTTACGGGATTAGCACTTATAAGCTATTTATTAAGTTATTTAACAAATGGAATGCTTAATAAAGTGATATTTTCAAATTACAGAACTTCTTTTTTGGACCCAATGCAATATATAAGATTATTTTCTTATATATTGGGTCATGCTAATTGGGATCACTTTTCTGGTAATTTTATAATAATCTTAATAATAGGACCAATGCTCGAAGAAAAGTATGGTTCAAAAGTTTTGGTGCAGTTAATACTCGTAACAGCCCTAGTTACAGGTTTAATAAATACAATTTTCTCAAATGATGCACTACTAGGGGCGAGCGGTATTGTTTATATGTTTATTATTTTAAGTTCATTTACAAATGCACAGAAGGGCAAAATTCCATTAACTTTAATTATTGTGTTTTTTGTATTCATTGGTAGAGAGATTTTTGCAGGAACTTTTTCTCAGGATAATATATCTCAATTTGCACATATTATAGGTGGAATATGTGGAGCGCTATTTGCATTTAAAATTGATCATAAAAAACATGTATAA
- the uxaC gene encoding glucuronate isomerase has translation MKKFMDENFLLSNDTAISLYNDYAKDMPIIDYHCHLSPKEIYDNKRFKNITEAWLYGDHYKWRAMRSNGIDEKYITGNGSDLEKFMAWAQTLPMAIGNPLYHWTHLELQRYFGIHEVLNEKTAPAIWEKVNILLNGEGFGARDLIQKSNVKAICTTDDPIDSLEYHIKLKEDKEFTVKVLPAFRPDKGLQINKDAFLPWVKKLEEVSKINIESYGEFLKALESRVRFFNEVGCKISDHAMDSITYMEASKEEVSNIFSKILKGETASPDEESKYRTFTLQFLGKLYSQLKWTMQLHLAAQRNNNTKMLKQLGPDTGFDSINDEQVAYPLSRLLDSLESSNSLPKTILYTLNPKDNYVLSTMLGNFQGTEVPGKIQFGAAWWFLDNKEGMIEQMKVLANTGLLSRFVGMLTDSRSFLSYTRHEYFRRILCNLIGEWVENGEFPDDKELLGNIVQGICYNNAKQYFGIDC, from the coding sequence ATGAAAAAATTTATGGATGAAAACTTTTTATTATCTAATGACACAGCGATAAGTTTGTATAATGATTATGCAAAAGATATGCCTATTATTGATTACCATTGTCATCTAAGTCCAAAAGAAATATATGATAACAAAAGATTTAAAAATATAACTGAAGCTTGGCTATACGGAGATCATTATAAATGGAGAGCTATGAGAAGTAATGGTATAGATGAAAAATACATTACTGGAAATGGTAGCGATCTTGAAAAATTTATGGCGTGGGCTCAGACATTACCAATGGCTATAGGTAATCCTCTTTACCATTGGACACACTTAGAACTTCAAAGATATTTTGGAATACATGAAGTTCTAAACGAAAAGACAGCTCCAGCTATTTGGGAAAAGGTAAATATATTACTTAATGGAGAAGGATTTGGTGCAAGAGATTTGATCCAAAAGTCAAATGTTAAAGCAATATGCACAACTGATGATCCAATAGATTCACTAGAGTATCATATAAAACTTAAAGAGGATAAGGAATTTACTGTAAAGGTTTTACCAGCATTTAGGCCTGATAAGGGACTTCAAATAAATAAAGATGCGTTCCTTCCATGGGTTAAAAAACTTGAAGAAGTATCTAAAATAAATATTGAAAGCTATGGTGAGTTCTTAAAAGCTCTAGAATCAAGAGTGAGATTTTTTAATGAAGTTGGATGTAAAATATCAGATCATGCAATGGATAGCATAACATATATGGAAGCTTCAAAAGAAGAAGTATCTAATATATTTTCGAAGATACTAAAGGGAGAGACTGCAAGTCCTGATGAAGAAAGTAAATACAGAACATTTACTCTACAATTTTTAGGTAAATTATATTCGCAGCTTAAATGGACAATGCAGCTTCATCTTGCAGCGCAAAGAAATAATAATACAAAAATGCTTAAACAGCTAGGACCAGATACTGGATTTGATTCTATAAACGATGAGCAAGTTGCTTATCCTTTATCAAGATTATTAGATTCATTAGAAAGCAGTAACTCGCTTCCAAAAACAATACTATACACTTTAAATCCTAAAGACAATTATGTTTTAAGTACGATGCTTGGTAATTTCCAAGGAACTGAAGTTCCAGGAAAAATACAATTTGGCGCAGCTTGGTGGTTCTTAGATAATAAAGAGGGCATGATAGAACAAATGAAGGTGCTTGCTAATACTGGATTATTAAGCCGTTTCGTAGGAATGTTAACTGATTCAAGAAGTTTCTTATCTTATACAAGACATGAATACTTTAGAAGAATATTATGCAATTTAATTGGTGAATGGGTTGAAAATGGAGAATTCCCAGATGATAAAGAACTTTTAGGAAATATTGTTCAAGGAATATGTTATAACAATGCAAAACAATATTTTGGAATAGATTGTTAA